The region TACTAAACCATGAACGGGAAATTTTGCGGGCTCAGGCGCTTAATGAAGGTAAGCCGGCTCATATTGTTGAAAAAATGATTGAAGGTCGTTTGGAAAAATATTATAAAGAAGTATGCCTGTTGGAACAACCTTTCATTAAAGATCCAGATAAAACTGTCTCACAGCTGATTACTGAGAGTATTGCTAAAATTGGTGAAAATATCTCAGTGCGGCGCTTTACCCGCTATCAACTGGGTGAAGGCATTGAGAAAAAGGCCAATGATTTTGCGGCTGAAGTAATGGCTGCTGTGAAGAAATAAGAGAACACTAAGTGTTCTCTTTTTTCTAAAAAATGTTGTGGCAAATAAAGGATTTAGGCACTGTTTGTAGAAATACAAATTTAAAGGAGGTTCCCCTACTTGGTCGGAGGTAAATACAGACGCGTTGTCTTGAAATTAAGTGGCGAAGCTTTAGCCGGTACTAAAGGTTATGGGATAGATCCTGCTGTAGTTGATTCTATCGCCAAAGAAATTAAGGAAATTAAGGCTAATAACCTGGATGTTGCCATTGTTGTTGGCGGCGGCAATATTTGGCGCGGTCTTGCCGGAAGCGCTAAAGGCATGGATCGGGCCACAGCCGATTATATGGGTATGTTGGCTACTGTGATGAATTCCCTGGCTTTACAGGATGCGCTTGAACATTGCGGAGTTGACTCCCGGGTACAGAGTGCCATTAACATGCAACAGGTAGCTGAACCTTATATCCGGCGCCGGGCAATACGTCATATGGAAAAGGGACGCGTAGTTATTTTTGCCGCTGGTACGGGCAATCCCTATTTCTCAACCGATACCACAGCTGCGCTCAGAGCAGCTGAAATTGAAGCTGACGTCA is a window of Sporomusaceae bacterium ACPt DNA encoding:
- the pyrH gene encoding Uridylate kinase yields the protein MVGGKYRRVVLKLSGEALAGTKGYGIDPAVVDSIAKEIKEIKANNLDVAIVVGGGNIWRGLAGSAKGMDRATADYMGMLATVMNSLALQDALEHCGVDSRVQSAINMQQVAEPYIRRRAIRHMEKGRVVIFAAGTGNPYFSTDTTAALRAAEIEADVILMAKKNADGVYDSDPRHNPEAKKFKELEYIEVLQRGLGVMDSTATSLCMDNKIPIIVFSIDEPGNILKAALGKDIGTIVGGEKK